The following are encoded in a window of Hippoglossus stenolepis isolate QCI-W04-F060 chromosome 10, HSTE1.2, whole genome shotgun sequence genomic DNA:
- the foxa2 gene encoding forkhead box protein A2: MMLGAVKMEGHEHTDWSSYYGEPECYTSVGNMNTGLGMNSMNTYMSMSGMSTSANMTANSMNMSYVNTGMSPSMTGMSPGTGAMNGMGPAGMTAMSAALSPSMSPMTAQPSSMNALTSYNTMNAMSPIYGQSNINRSRDPKTYRRSYTHAKPPYSYISLITMAIQQSPSKMLTLAEIYQWIMDLFPFYRQNQQRWQNSIRHSLSFNDCFLKVPRSPDKPGKGSFWTLHPDSGNMFENGCYLRRQKRFKCDKKITTKDSGRKGGDGGSSSSESCNGNESPHSNSSSGEHKRSLSDMKTSQALSPEHATASPVSQGQHLMSQHHSVLAHEAHLKPEHHYSFNHPFSINNLMSSEQQHHKMDLKTYEQVMHYSGYGSPMAGALSMGSMAGKAGLDSSSIPDTTYYQGVYSRPIMNSS; encoded by the exons ATGATGCTTGGAGCGGTTAAAATGGAAGGACACGAACACACCGACTGGAGCAGCTACTACGGAGAGCCCGAG TGTTACACCTCGGTTGGCAACATGAACACCGGCCTGGGGATGAACTCCATGAACACCTACATGAGCATGTCGGGCATGAGCACCAGTGCCAACATGACGGCCAACTCCATGAACATGTCGTACGTCAACACGGGCATGAGCCCCTCCATGACCGGCATGTCGCCGGGCACCGGGGCCATGAACGGCATGGGCCCAGCGGGCATGACGGCCATGAGCGCAGCCCTGAGCCCCAGCATGAGCCCCATGACGGCGCAGCCTTCGTCCATGAACGCCCTGACATCCTACAACACCATGAACGCCATGAGCCCCATTTACGGACAGTCGAACATCAACAGGTCCAGAGACCCTAAGACCTACCGCAGGAGCTACACGCACGCCAAACCGCCGTACTCCTACATCTCACTGATCACCATGGCCATCCAGCAGTCTCCCAGTAAGATGCTGACACTGGCCGAGATCTACCAGTGGATAATGGACCTGTTCCCTTTTTACCGACAGAACCAGCAGCGCTGGCAGAACTCCATCCGCCACTCTTTGTCCTTCAATGACTGTTTCCTCAAAGTGCCCAGGTCGCCGGATAAACCGGGGAAGGGCTCCTTTTGGACTCTGCACCCGGACTCCGGGAACATGTTTGAGAACGGCTGCTACCTGAGGAGGCAGAAGCGCTTCAAGTGCGACAAGAAGATAACCACGAAGGACTCGGGTCGCAAGGGAGGGGACGGCGGCTCCTCCAGCTCCGAGAGCTGCAACGGCAACGAGTCCCCGCACTCCAACTCCTCCTCCGGCGAGCACAAGCGGTCCCTGTCCGACATGAAGACGAGCCAGGCGCTGAGCCCGGAGCACGCCACCGCCTCCCCGGTGTCGCAGGGCCAGCACCTCATGTCCCAGCATCACTCGGTCCTGGCGCACGAGGCGCACCTGAAGCCGGAGCACCACTACTCCTTCAACCACCCCTTCTCCATCAATAACCTCATGTCGTcggagcagcagcaccacaaaATGGACCTAAAGACTTACGAGCAGGTGATGCATTACTCCGGCTACGGCTCCCCGATGGCCGGGGCTCTTTCCATGGGCTCCATGGCGGGGAAAGCCGGCCTGGATTCTTCATCCATACCTGACACAACGTACTACCAGGGCGTCTACTCCAGGCCGATCATGAACTCCTCATAA